One genomic segment of Profundibacter amoris includes these proteins:
- the smpB gene encoding SsrA-binding protein SmpB produces the protein MAKKKSDPNYKVIAENRRARYDYAIEDDIECGIVLMGSEVKSMREGQTNIAESYAAVEDGELWLVNAYVAPYKQAKTWGHEERRKRKLLVSKKELAKLWQATQRKGLTLVPLVMYFNHKGLVKIKLGIAKGKKNHDKRATEAKRDWGRQKARLLRENS, from the coding sequence ATGGCCAAGAAAAAATCGGACCCCAACTACAAAGTCATCGCCGAAAACCGCCGCGCGCGGTATGATTACGCGATCGAGGACGATATCGAATGCGGCATCGTCCTGATGGGATCCGAAGTCAAATCCATGCGCGAAGGCCAGACCAACATTGCCGAAAGCTATGCGGCCGTAGAAGATGGTGAACTGTGGTTGGTCAACGCCTATGTTGCCCCCTACAAACAGGCCAAAACCTGGGGCCACGAGGAACGGCGCAAACGCAAGCTGCTGGTCTCGAAAAAGGAACTGGCCAAGCTGTGGCAGGCCACCCAGCGCAAGGGGCTGACGCTGGTGCCGCTAGTGATGTACTTCAATCACAAGGGTCTGGTGAAGATCAAGCTGGGCATCGCCAAGGGCAAAAAGAACCACGACAAACGCGCCACCGAAGCCAAACGCGACTGGGGCCGTCAAAAGGCACGCCTGCTGCGGGAAAACAGCTAG
- a CDS encoding MlaA family lipoprotein, with the protein MKAKPGLLLAALTLLIVAACTAPAPRSFNDPNEEGNRRTHEANRRLDRALIRPASGAYGQALPKPVRQGIGNFASNLNLPGNIVNNLLQLNINGAVKNSWRFVINTTLGVGGIFDPATDIGLDEEMGDFGQTLHVWGVGEGQYVELPLLGPSNQRDTVGMLVDVFTNPLTFGAPTPEKYMGPVAKSLSKLGDRYDFSDTVDSILYDSADSYSQARLLYLQHRRFQLGQEEPVEEQGDGYDDFYAD; encoded by the coding sequence ATGAAGGCAAAACCGGGGCTGTTGCTGGCAGCCTTGACCCTGCTGATTGTGGCGGCTTGTACAGCGCCTGCACCCAGATCATTCAATGACCCGAATGAAGAAGGCAACCGGCGCACCCACGAGGCAAACCGCCGTTTGGACCGCGCATTGATCCGCCCGGCGTCGGGGGCTTATGGCCAGGCCCTGCCAAAACCTGTGCGTCAGGGGATCGGGAATTTTGCATCCAACCTGAACCTGCCGGGTAATATTGTGAACAATCTGTTGCAGTTGAATATCAACGGCGCTGTCAAGAATTCATGGCGCTTTGTGATCAACACAACGCTGGGTGTGGGTGGTATTTTCGATCCGGCAACCGACATTGGCCTTGATGAAGAAATGGGGGATTTCGGCCAAACCCTGCATGTCTGGGGTGTGGGCGAAGGCCAATATGTGGAACTTCCGCTGCTTGGCCCGTCCAACCAGCGCGACACTGTGGGTATGCTGGTCGATGTATTTACCAACCCGCTGACATTCGGCGCCCCGACACCGGAAAAATACATGGGGCCCGTGGCAAAATCATTGTCAAAACTTGGTGATCGCTATGATTTTTCCGACACGGTAGATTCAATCTTGTATGATAGTGCCGACAGCTATTCGCAGGCCCGCCTGTTGTATCTGCAACACCGCAGATTCCAGTTGGGTCAGGAAGAACCTGTTGAAGAGCAAGGAGATGGCTATGACGATTTTTACGCGGACTAA
- a CDS encoding type I secretion system permease/ATPase, with amino-acid sequence MRQADRSNGLVELKDARRKSRALFWAVGLFSVFVNLLMLTGPLYMLQVYDRVLGSRSEETLLALSILVAFLFIIMGLLDYARGRVLARIGARFQSELDGRVFSAVLRASARGFGANLTNSALRDLEAVQRLLSSPVLSAIFDIPWTPFFIAGIFMFHPWLGFLAVFGGAFLVLITILNQIMTRKPVLESTTAALFADRMADQLRSESELVQSLGMRGAVFQRWEQAREKALAANIHASDSGGGFAVLTKTFRMFLQSAMLGLGAYLVLQNQLTAGAMIAGSILMGRALAPIEQAIGQWALVQRASKGWENLTALLSEVPVEQPRTALPKPRAVLLADQVTVVPPGQQQASLRMVSFALNPGQAMGVIGPSGAGKTTLARAITGVWRAAGGKIRLDGASLDQYDPDVLGQHIGYLPQRVQLFDGTIAENIARLSLQPDDAAVVKAAQKAAAHEMILAFPEGYDTRVSANGGRLSGGQLQRIGLARAMYGDPVILVLDEPNSNLDNEGSQALNAAIKQMKADGGAVLIMAHRPAAIQECDLLMVLEGGARKAFGPKDDILREMVKNHEQIRSNAGKGGVT; translated from the coding sequence ATGCGGCAAGCAGATCGTAGTAATGGTTTGGTAGAACTGAAAGACGCAAGACGAAAGAGCAGGGCCTTGTTCTGGGCTGTTGGCCTGTTCAGCGTTTTTGTGAATTTGCTGATGCTGACAGGCCCTCTTTATATGTTGCAAGTCTATGACCGTGTATTAGGGAGCCGGTCCGAGGAAACCCTGCTGGCATTGTCCATTCTGGTGGCTTTTCTGTTTATAATCATGGGGTTGCTTGATTACGCCCGTGGGCGGGTTTTGGCGCGGATCGGGGCGCGGTTTCAGTCGGAACTGGACGGACGGGTGTTTTCCGCTGTGCTGCGGGCCAGCGCACGCGGGTTTGGGGCCAACCTGACCAACAGCGCCCTGCGCGATCTCGAGGCGGTGCAGCGGTTGCTGTCCTCCCCTGTATTAAGCGCGATTTTCGATATTCCCTGGACGCCGTTTTTCATTGCCGGGATATTCATGTTCCACCCATGGCTGGGGTTTCTGGCGGTTTTCGGCGGGGCATTTCTGGTGCTGATCACGATTCTGAACCAGATAATGACCCGCAAACCTGTGCTTGAGTCCACCACAGCCGCCCTGTTTGCCGACCGGATGGCCGACCAGTTGCGCAGCGAATCCGAACTTGTGCAAAGTCTGGGGATGCGGGGCGCCGTATTCCAACGCTGGGAACAGGCGCGCGAAAAGGCGCTGGCCGCCAATATTCATGCCTCGGACAGTGGCGGTGGCTTTGCCGTACTGACCAAGACGTTTCGCATGTTCCTGCAGTCCGCCATGCTGGGGCTTGGGGCCTATCTGGTGTTGCAGAACCAGTTGACGGCAGGGGCGATGATTGCAGGCTCTATTCTGATGGGGCGGGCATTGGCGCCGATTGAACAGGCGATCGGGCAGTGGGCATTGGTGCAACGTGCCTCCAAAGGTTGGGAAAACCTGACCGCTCTTTTATCCGAAGTCCCGGTCGAACAACCCCGCACTGCCCTGCCCAAACCAAGGGCCGTTTTGCTGGCGGATCAGGTGACGGTGGTGCCACCGGGTCAACAGCAGGCCTCGTTGCGGATGGTCAGTTTTGCATTGAATCCCGGGCAGGCGATGGGGGTGATCGGGCCTTCGGGGGCCGGCAAAACGACCCTTGCCCGCGCCATTACCGGCGTTTGGCGCGCGGCGGGTGGCAAGATCAGGCTGGATGGGGCATCGCTGGATCAATATGATCCTGATGTATTGGGCCAGCACATTGGTTACCTGCCCCAACGGGTGCAGCTGTTTGACGGCACGATTGCCGAAAACATTGCCCGCCTGTCGTTGCAACCCGATGATGCGGCTGTGGTAAAGGCCGCGCAAAAAGCCGCCGCACATGAAATGATACTGGCCTTTCCCGAAGGGTATGACACGCGGGTTTCCGCCAATGGCGGGCGGTTGTCTGGCGGGCAATTACAACGGATCGGGCTGGCGCGGGCGATGTATGGTGATCCGGTGATCCTTGTTCTGGACGAGCCGAACTCGAATCTTGATAATGAAGGGTCGCAAGCCTTGAACGCGGCGATCAAACAGATGAAAGCCGACGGTGGTGCGGTGCTGATTATGGCGCATCGTCCGGCGGCGATTCAGGAATGTGATTTGCTGATGGTGCTGGAGGGCGGCGCCCGCAAGGCGTTCGGGCCAAAGGATGACATCCTGCGCGAGATGGTCAAAAACCACGAACAAATACGCAGCAATGCGGGCAAAGGGGGGGTGACATGA
- a CDS encoding HlyD family type I secretion periplasmic adaptor subunit, translating to MSTAKNKGWSPRTPLIIGFLAILLLVGGFGTWSVMANISGAVVASGQIEVDQNRQVVQHPDGGVISKINVQEGDLVDEGDILIRLDPTNLTSELVVVEGQLFELMARRGRLEAERDGAGAITFDPELIKAADSSNDAKTLMQGQQRLFKARQDSMAQEIAQMQKQRNQISDQIGGIKAQQTALETQLELINEELENQQTLLDRGLAQASRVLSLQREDARLRGTMGELAATKAQAESRITEIDIEVLKYGTKRREEAITRLRDLQFRELELTEKRSALKERLSRLDIRAPLAGVVYGMQFFAPRSVIRPADPVLYLVPQDRPLVIAAKVQTINIDQIFVGQEVILRFPAFDSRTTPELRGRVVKVSADAFTDERTGISYYRSEIVLLEGETDKLPQGATLIPGMPVQAFIRTNDRTPLAYLIKPFTDYFAKAFREG from the coding sequence ATGAGCACAGCCAAGAACAAGGGCTGGTCGCCGCGAACCCCGCTGATAATCGGTTTTCTGGCCATACTGTTGCTGGTTGGCGGTTTCGGCACATGGTCGGTGATGGCCAATATTTCCGGTGCAGTCGTGGCCAGTGGCCAGATCGAAGTTGACCAAAACCGACAGGTGGTGCAGCACCCCGATGGTGGGGTGATTTCCAAGATCAATGTGCAAGAGGGGGATCTGGTTGACGAAGGCGATATCCTGATCCGGCTGGACCCGACCAACCTGACCTCTGAACTGGTGGTGGTCGAGGGGCAGTTGTTCGAACTGATGGCGCGTCGTGGCCGGCTTGAGGCCGAGAGGGACGGGGCCGGGGCGATCACCTTTGATCCCGAGTTGATCAAGGCGGCGGATAGCTCGAATGATGCCAAAACCCTGATGCAGGGCCAGCAAAGACTGTTCAAGGCAAGGCAGGATTCTATGGCGCAAGAGATTGCGCAGATGCAAAAACAGCGCAACCAGATTTCTGACCAGATAGGTGGAATAAAGGCCCAGCAAACCGCGCTGGAAACCCAGCTGGAACTGATCAATGAAGAACTGGAAAACCAGCAAACCCTGTTGGACCGTGGTTTGGCGCAGGCGTCGCGGGTGTTAAGCCTGCAACGCGAGGATGCGCGGCTGCGCGGCACAATGGGCGAACTGGCCGCGACCAAAGCCCAGGCCGAAAGCCGGATCACGGAAATTGACATCGAGGTTCTGAAGTATGGCACCAAACGACGGGAAGAGGCCATAACCCGCCTGCGTGATCTGCAATTTCGCGAACTGGAGCTGACGGAAAAACGTAGCGCCCTGAAAGAACGCTTGTCGCGTCTGGATATCCGCGCCCCGCTGGCGGGGGTGGTATACGGAATGCAGTTTTTTGCACCCCGTTCGGTGATCCGCCCTGCTGATCCGGTTTTATATCTGGTTCCGCAGGACCGCCCGCTGGTGATCGCAGCCAAGGTGCAAACCATCAACATTGACCAGATTTTCGTCGGACAAGAGGTTATTTTGCGCTTTCCGGCCTTTGATTCCCGCACCACACCGGAATTGCGGGGCAGGGTGGTAAAGGTTTCGGCGGATGCCTTCACGGATGAACGAACCGGAATCAGTTATTACCGCTCTGAAATTGTGTTGCTTGAGGGTGAAACGGATAAACTGCCCCAAGGCGCAACCCTGATACCGGGGATGCCGGTGCAGGCGTTTATCCGCACCAATGACCGCACGCCATTGGCCTATTTGATCAAGCCATTTACCGATTATTTTGCCAAAGCCTTTCGTGAAGGGTGA
- a CDS encoding RidA family protein: protein MSHDYEARLKELGITLPDAPAPAANYVPYVIVGDLVFVSGQISNGPDGLILGKLGDDMDVEAGAAAAKTCALGLVAQLKAACDGDLSRLVRVVKLGGFVNSTPDFTQQPQVVNGASDFLVELFGDAGRHARAAVSAPALPLGVAVEIEGIFQIK, encoded by the coding sequence ATGAGCCATGATTACGAAGCCCGCCTGAAAGAACTGGGCATTACCCTGCCTGACGCCCCTGCACCTGCCGCAAATTATGTGCCATATGTTATTGTCGGGGATCTGGTGTTTGTGTCGGGGCAAATCTCGAACGGGCCGGACGGGCTGATATTGGGAAAACTGGGCGATGACATGGATGTTGAAGCGGGTGCCGCCGCCGCGAAAACCTGCGCGCTGGGCCTTGTGGCACAGCTAAAGGCCGCCTGTGATGGTGATCTGTCACGGTTGGTACGGGTGGTGAAACTGGGCGGTTTTGTGAATTCGACCCCCGACTTTACCCAGCAGCCGCAAGTGGTGAACGGCGCCTCGGATTTTCTGGTCGAACTGTTCGGCGATGCAGGGCGCCACGCCCGCGCCGCCGTAAGTGCGCCGGCTTTGCCGCTGGGTGTTGCTGTTGAAATCGAAGGCATTTTCCAAATCAAATGA
- the dapA gene encoding 4-hydroxy-tetrahydrodipicolinate synthase, producing MFKGSFPALVTPFKNGALDVDALKHLVEWHVEQGSNGLVPMGTTGESPTVTHEEHEQTIEIVVKAAAGRIPVIAGAGSNNTAESARYIAFAEKVGADAALVVTPYYNKPTQAGMIAHFTALHDNSNLPIIIYNIPGRSAVDMTPETMGELAKLPRIIGVKDATGDLARVCMQRMTCGKDFIQISGEDPTAHGFNAQGGVGCISVTANVAPALCSKLQAATLAGDFAKALEIQDRLMPLHKAIFTEPGLVGAKYGLSKLGLCSEEVRSPLVTLTNGTKEQIDAAMRHAGLLG from the coding sequence ATGTTCAAAGGGTCTTTTCCCGCTCTGGTCACGCCGTTCAAAAACGGTGCGCTGGATGTTGATGCGCTCAAACATCTGGTTGAATGGCACGTCGAACAGGGGTCCAATGGTCTGGTCCCGATGGGCACAACCGGCGAAAGCCCCACCGTGACCCACGAGGAACACGAGCAAACCATCGAAATCGTGGTCAAGGCCGCTGCGGGGCGTATCCCCGTGATTGCCGGGGCCGGATCGAATAACACGGCTGAATCCGCCCGCTACATTGCCTTTGCCGAAAAGGTGGGGGCCGATGCCGCGCTGGTGGTAACGCCCTATTATAACAAACCGACACAGGCGGGCATGATTGCCCATTTCACCGCGTTGCACGACAACTCCAACCTGCCGATCATCATCTACAACATCCCCGGTCGCTCGGCTGTGGATATGACGCCTGAAACCATGGGCGAACTGGCCAAACTGCCCCGCATCATCGGGGTCAAGGACGCCACCGGCGATCTGGCGCGGGTTTGTATGCAGCGGATGACCTGCGGTAAGGATTTCATCCAGATTTCCGGCGAAGATCCCACCGCGCATGGATTTAACGCCCAAGGCGGGGTTGGCTGTATCTCGGTCACCGCCAATGTCGCACCGGCGCTGTGTTCAAAACTGCAAGCGGCCACGCTGGCCGGTGATTTTGCCAAAGCACTGGAAATTCAGGACCGTCTGATGCCGCTGCACAAGGCAATCTTCACCGAACCCGGTCTGGTGGGCGCAAAATACGGGCTGTCCAAACTGGGGCTGTGTTCCGAAGAGGTGCGCTCGCCTCTGGTGACGCTGACCAATGGCACAAAGGAGCAGATCGACGCCGCCATGCGCCACGCAGGGCTGTTGGGCTAG
- a CDS encoding urease accessory protein UreD has product MKDLRQSGSLKALFPRATGPDFQAVLVNTAGGITGGDTVKINARADAGSHLTLTTQAAERAYRAQPGQVGHLQTRLAVEAGARVNWLPQETILFQGCALRRSLHVEMQADATFLMVEPLVFGRAAMGETLTDASFSDRIEIHREGQLSYFDRVTLQGNIASQMARPNTGNGAGAMASLIYAAADAGAQLAPVRAMLPDTAGASLIGDDLLVLRLLAPDSYLVRQSLIPVLNRLTNDNLPRCWMT; this is encoded by the coding sequence TTGAAGGATTTGCGCCAATCCGGTTCCCTGAAGGCGCTTTTCCCGCGCGCAACCGGCCCTGATTTTCAAGCGGTTCTGGTCAACACTGCGGGCGGCATCACTGGCGGTGACACGGTTAAAATCAACGCCCGTGCGGATGCAGGTTCACACCTGACCCTGACCACACAGGCGGCCGAGCGCGCCTATCGTGCACAACCCGGGCAGGTCGGCCATCTGCAAACCCGGCTGGCGGTTGAAGCGGGCGCACGGGTGAACTGGCTGCCACAGGAAACGATCCTTTTTCAGGGCTGCGCCCTTCGCCGGTCCTTGCATGTCGAGATGCAAGCGGATGCCACGTTTCTGATGGTCGAACCGCTGGTTTTCGGACGCGCTGCAATGGGTGAAACCCTGACGGATGCCTCTTTCTCCGACCGGATTGAAATTCACCGCGAGGGGCAGTTGTCCTACTTTGACAGGGTCACCCTGCAAGGCAACATCGCCTCGCAAATGGCCCGCCCAAACACCGGCAATGGTGCCGGTGCGATGGCCAGTCTGATCTATGCCGCCGCCGATGCCGGCGCGCAACTGGCCCCCGTGCGGGCCATGCTGCCCGATACGGCGGGCGCCAGTCTGATAGGGGATGACCTTCTGGTCTTGCGTCTGCTGGCACCTGACAGCTATCTTGTGCGACAAAGCCTGATCCCGGTCCTGAACCGGCTGACCAATGACAACCTGCCCAGATGCTGGATGACCTGA
- a CDS encoding glycerophosphodiester phosphodiesterase family protein, giving the protein MTTLSDRFFQRPLAHRGYHDASAGVLENSRTAFDAAVEAGYGIELDVQLSKDGHAMVFHDYELSRLTNGRGAIRTRTRDELVDIPLKGMDETIPTLPDILALVDGRTPLLIELKDQDGAMGPDVGPLETSVAKALLEYSGPVAVMSFNPYSIAELAKASPQTPRGLVSCSYPAEHWPLLNEKTRDRLRAIPDYDKVGACFISHRYDDLQNPRVAELKAKGAHINCWTVRSVEAEAEARLIADMITFEGYAAKTPVD; this is encoded by the coding sequence ATGACAACGCTTTCCGACAGATTTTTCCAGCGCCCGCTGGCCCATCGCGGGTATCATGATGCCTCGGCCGGAGTTCTGGAAAATTCCCGTACGGCTTTTGATGCGGCGGTCGAGGCCGGTTATGGCATTGAACTGGATGTGCAATTGTCCAAAGACGGGCATGCGATGGTGTTTCATGATTACGAATTGTCCCGTTTGACAAATGGACGCGGGGCTATTCGCACCCGCACCCGCGATGAATTGGTGGATATACCGCTGAAAGGCATGGATGAAACGATCCCGACTTTGCCTGATATCCTGGCTCTGGTTGACGGGCGCACACCGCTTCTGATTGAATTAAAGGATCAGGACGGGGCGATGGGCCCCGATGTCGGACCGTTGGAAACTTCGGTGGCCAAGGCTTTGTTGGAGTATAGCGGCCCCGTTGCTGTGATGAGTTTCAATCCCTATTCGATTGCCGAACTGGCCAAGGCGTCCCCTCAAACCCCGCGCGGGCTTGTCAGTTGCTCATACCCTGCGGAACATTGGCCATTGCTGAATGAAAAAACCCGCGACAGGCTGCGTGCCATTCCTGATTATGATAAAGTCGGCGCTTGTTTTATCAGCCATCGCTATGATGATTTACAAAACCCGCGGGTGGCTGAACTGAAGGCCAAAGGGGCACATATCAACTGCTGGACGGTCCGAAGCGTTGAGGCCGAGGCCGAAGCCAGGTTGATTGCTGATATGATTACATTCGAAGGGTATGCAGCAAAAACCCCCGTTGATTAA
- a CDS encoding lytic transglycosylase domain-containing protein has translation MRLIPSVTIALLAFAPLSRAQEQPAPSALSAALKAVSEADWELASAQVRPVGQIGADLVTWYRLRAGQGTLAEYNAFLARNADWPGLPLMHKKGEAAITADTPAQDVIAYFKEFEPRTGYGVLQLARAQEAVGQKGEAAAEVVLAWRTFALTKAEHEAFLASYNTLLAPHHVARLDMLLWRGRFTDAQRLFPLVGEGWQALAKARIGLRRRVENVDALIKAVPKDLQDDPGLAYERFVWRARKGRSLDAVALLLERSTSAEALGEPSYWANRRRSLARQMMREGDGVTAYRLASSHYLVEGSDYADLEWLSGYLALRYLNDPKTALAHFQSFRVAVKSPISLGRAGYWEGRAYEAMKDTGSAQASYAFGAEYQTSFYGLLAAERGGFSMDAALTGAEAFPDWRQAPFMSSSVLKAALMLYQAGNTALAKRFFLQVAEKLDRTELGQLADLALALQDPHIALMIAKQGARRGIVLPRAYYPLHDLVKQDLPVAPELALAIARRESEFNPVVESGVGAKGLMQLMPKTAKAVAESLEVDFEAGLLLTDWQYNARLGTAYLVKLQEEFSKSPVLVSVGYNAGPNRVRSWITAFGDPRSAGVDVVDWIEHIPFRETRNYVMRVAESLPVYRARLTGRTPPLDLIKELRNGG, from the coding sequence ATGCGTCTGATTCCGTCTGTAACGATTGCCCTTCTGGCGTTTGCACCGCTTTCCCGTGCACAGGAACAGCCTGCGCCTTCGGCTTTGAGCGCCGCGTTAAAAGCGGTTTCAGAGGCAGATTGGGAATTGGCATCTGCGCAAGTGCGGCCAGTGGGGCAGATCGGGGCTGATCTGGTCACATGGTACCGGCTTCGGGCCGGGCAGGGCACGCTGGCGGAATACAATGCCTTTCTGGCGCGAAATGCGGATTGGCCGGGCCTGCCCCTGATGCACAAGAAAGGTGAAGCGGCAATAACTGCGGATACACCGGCCCAGGATGTGATTGCCTATTTCAAGGAATTCGAGCCACGCACCGGATACGGCGTGTTGCAACTGGCCCGCGCACAAGAAGCGGTCGGGCAGAAAGGCGAGGCCGCCGCCGAAGTTGTTCTGGCGTGGCGCACCTTTGCCTTAACCAAGGCAGAGCACGAGGCCTTCCTGGCCAGCTACAATACCCTGCTGGCCCCGCATCACGTTGCGCGACTGGATATGCTGCTGTGGCGCGGGCGATTTACCGATGCGCAACGTCTGTTTCCGTTGGTTGGCGAGGGTTGGCAAGCACTGGCGAAGGCGCGGATCGGGCTACGGCGGCGGGTCGAGAATGTGGATGCATTGATCAAGGCCGTGCCCAAGGATTTGCAGGATGACCCCGGCCTTGCCTACGAGCGGTTCGTCTGGCGGGCCCGCAAGGGGCGCAGTCTGGATGCGGTGGCGTTGTTGCTGGAGCGCAGCACATCGGCCGAGGCATTGGGCGAGCCATCCTACTGGGCCAACCGCCGCCGGTCACTGGCACGGCAAATGATGCGCGAAGGGGACGGGGTGACGGCCTATCGGCTGGCGTCCTCGCACTATTTGGTGGAAGGGTCGGATTATGCCGATCTGGAGTGGCTGTCGGGCTATCTGGCGCTGCGCTATCTGAATGATCCCAAAACCGCGCTGGCACATTTCCAGAGCTTCCGCGTGGCGGTAAAAAGTCCGATCAGTCTGGGCCGCGCCGGATATTGGGAAGGGCGCGCCTATGAGGCGATGAAGGATACAGGATCAGCGCAAGCGTCCTACGCTTTTGGCGCGGAATACCAGACCAGTTTTTACGGGTTGCTGGCTGCGGAACGGGGCGGGTTCAGCATGGATGCCGCCCTGACAGGGGCCGAGGCCTTTCCGGATTGGCGGCAGGCTCCGTTCATGTCGTCGTCGGTTCTGAAGGCGGCTTTGATGTTGTATCAGGCGGGAAACACGGCGCTTGCCAAGAGATTCTTTTTGCAAGTGGCCGAGAAACTGGACCGCACCGAGTTGGGGCAGTTGGCCGATCTGGCGCTGGCCTTGCAGGATCCGCATATCGCGCTGATGATCGCCAAACAGGGCGCGCGGCGGGGGATTGTTTTGCCGCGGGCCTATTACCCGCTGCATGATCTGGTGAAACAGGATTTGCCGGTCGCGCCGGAACTGGCGCTGGCGATTGCCCGACGGGAGAGCGAGTTCAATCCGGTGGTGGAAAGCGGCGTGGGGGCCAAGGGATTGATGCAGCTGATGCCCAAAACTGCCAAGGCGGTGGCAGAATCTCTGGAGGTGGATTTCGAGGCGGGTTTGCTGTTGACCGACTGGCAATATAATGCGCGGTTGGGCACGGCCTATCTGGTCAAACTGCAAGAGGAATTTAGCAAGTCGCCAGTGCTGGTTTCTGTTGGCTATAATGCCGGGCCGAACCGGGTGCGATCATGGATAACCGCCTTTGGTGATCCGCGATCGGCAGGTGTGGATGTGGTGGACTGGATCGAACACATCCCGTTTCGCGAAACCCGCAACTATGTGATGCGGGTGGCGGAATCCCTGCCGGTGTATCGGGCGCGCCTGACGGGACGAACCCCGCCGCTTGATTTGATAAAAGAGCTGCGCAACGGCGGGTAA
- a CDS encoding MlaC/ttg2D family ABC transporter substrate-binding protein — MTIFTRTNPDRRAVMLGMASSVALLPLAGPALALSDAQATTHVKKLVAAINKVISSGKSESQMIKEFEKIFVKYSDVKYLASYALGVEGRRASASQKKAFAKAFQGYIARKYGKRFREFIGGRLEVLSTKTVKSHVEVKAMAYLKGKAPFDVTFYVSDKRGKPLFYNMYIEGINMLLTERTEIGAMLDKRKGNIDQLIKDLKRAG; from the coding sequence ATGACGATTTTTACGCGGACTAATCCGGATCGCCGGGCAGTCATGCTGGGCATGGCATCAAGCGTAGCGTTACTGCCACTGGCCGGACCTGCATTGGCGCTGTCGGATGCACAGGCCACTACGCATGTGAAAAAGCTTGTTGCCGCAATCAACAAAGTCATCTCTTCGGGCAAATCCGAGTCACAAATGATCAAGGAATTCGAAAAGATCTTCGTCAAATATTCGGACGTCAAATATCTGGCCAGCTATGCGCTAGGGGTTGAAGGGCGCCGTGCCAGTGCGAGCCAGAAAAAGGCATTCGCCAAGGCGTTTCAGGGATATATCGCCCGCAAATACGGCAAGCGTTTCCGCGAATTCATCGGCGGCAGGCTGGAAGTGCTGTCAACAAAAACAGTCAAAAGCCACGTCGAAGTAAAAGCGATGGCCTATCTGAAAGGGAAAGCGCCATTTGATGTGACCTTTTATGTCTCGGACAAACGCGGCAAACCGCTGTTTTACAATATGTATATTGAAGGCATCAATATGCTGCTGACGGAACGGACCGAAATCGGCGCAATGCTGGACAAACGCAAGGGCAACATTGATCAGTTGATCAAAGACCTGAAAAGAGCAGGGTAG
- a CDS encoding urease subunit gamma — translation MNLTPREKDKLLISLAAMVARGRLERGVKLNHPEAIALITDFVVERARDGRSVADLMEAGGHVVTREQCMEGIAEMIPDVQVEATFPDGTKLVTVHNPIR, via the coding sequence ATGAACCTGACCCCCCGTGAAAAAGACAAACTGCTGATCAGCCTTGCCGCAATGGTGGCGCGAGGCCGGCTGGAACGCGGCGTGAAACTGAACCACCCCGAGGCGATTGCCCTGATCACCGACTTTGTGGTGGAACGTGCCCGTGACGGGCGCAGTGTGGCCGATCTGATGGAGGCCGGCGGCCATGTGGTGACGCGGGAGCAATGTATGGAGGGCATCGCCGAGATGATACCCGATGTGCAGGTCGAGGCCACCTTTCCCGACGGCACCAAACTGGTGACGGTGCACAACCCGATCAGGTAG
- a CDS encoding urease subunit beta: MIPGEILPAEGMITLNEGAEAVVLMVANTGDRPVQVGSHYHFAETNPALEFDRSAARGMRLDIAAGTAVRFEPGQRREVALVALGGGRKVYGFNGKVMGNL, from the coding sequence ATGATACCCGGAGAGATATTGCCCGCCGAGGGCATGATAACCCTGAACGAGGGGGCCGAGGCCGTGGTGCTGATGGTGGCCAACACGGGGGACAGGCCGGTACAGGTGGGCAGCCATTACCACTTTGCCGAGACCAATCCGGCGCTGGAATTCGACCGGAGCGCGGCGCGCGGCATGCGGCTGGACATCGCCGCCGGAACCGCCGTTCGGTTCGAACCGGGGCAGCGGCGCGAGGTGGCGCTGGTGGCGCTTGGCGGGGGGCGCAAGGTGTATGGGTTTAATGGGAAAGTGATGGGGAATTTATGA